GTGGGCATCATGAGCATGGGCTTGACCACGGCCATGGCGTAGGTCGCCGAGCCGCTGAGCACCCGCGAGACGAATGGCGTGAAGCCCTGGGGCGGCTTGGCGATGAGGCGCGCGTCCGAGGTGCGCAACTGCAAATCCGCCAGCATGCAGAAGTAGGTGTACTCGCGCCCCTGCACCACCATGAAACTCCCGATTTGCAGGTCCTCGGTGCTACAGCCCGGGTCCAGCCGCACCGTCAACCCCGCCGTGAATGAGCCATCCACCACAACGCCCAATCGCTTTCGTTCCATCGTGCCTCCCTAAAAGAAACGAGTTTATTCACCGCCGAGCACGCCGAGAACGCAGAGAGAAGGAGGCTTCTGTTCATCTGCGGTGAAACGTCATGTCTCTGGGTCCACGGCGTACAACACGGCCAGCAGCCTCTCCACATCTTGCTGGAGCAGCCCCGCCACCTCCAGCGCGGCCTGCTCCAGCCACGCCTCATCGCGCCCGCGCTGCTCGTAGGTCCACTCCAGATGCGCCGCCAGGACATGCTCCACCGGCACCGGCACCTGGGCCGTGGCCAGGGTGCGCAGGTACAGCCGCCGCTCCGAGAACCGGCCCACCTCGTCCGGCCCACATGCGTAGACCGAATAGTGCATGGGGGGCGGTTGGGCCGGAAGCCGCTGGCTCACCCGCCCGCCCGCCAGCGACCCAACCGGAATCACGGTGAATTTGGTGTGGAGCAGGTGCTCCAGTTCGGGGTGGCTGGCATAGACCGCGTCGTCGTAGGCGCCCGGTCGGCTGCGTCGCACCGCCCCGCGCGCCGGATCCACCGACACCGTCTCGCCGAAGGCCACGACGCCGTAGATCCACGTGCCGCGCTCCCCTTGCACCTTCACCAGGCTGCCGAGCGCTGGTGGACGGTTCAGGATGAAACTCTCGGCCACGAATGTGAATGAGTCGGTCTCAATGATTTCGCCGATTCTCTCGGTCATACGCCTCGCCTCCTTTTGCTGCGGTCTTTGCCCGAGCGAATGTAGGGAAGGCCGCGCCGGGCGAATTCGCCCTCCACCAGTTCCTCCACCACCGCCCGCATCGTTATGTCAATCACGGCGGCCTCGTGCGCCTCCATGAGCGCCAGCGGATAGGGCGGCACATCGCCGCTGAGCGCGCACTGATCCAGCACCACGCCCAGCCCCAGGTTCAGCGCCTCCTCGTCCTCGGCCACCCACCGCGGCATCTCCACGCGGGCAATCTCGCCGCCCACCTCCATGTAGCAGAAGATGATCTCATGGCCCCCATAGTACTTGACCACATCGGACACCGTGGCAAACAGATCGGTGCGCTCCGCGGGCTTCAGCACACCCTGGAGCAGTTCGCGGTCGCGCAACTCGCCCAGGAATTCGCACAGTTCGCGCTCATCGCTCTTGCATGTCTTGCACTCCCTCGGATCGGTGTCGCACAGGGCCACCCGGAGGGCGTTGCACAGGTCGCGGGCGCTGGGAAAACTGATGTAACTCACCAGCGGAATCCGCTCCGCCAGGAAGCCGTCCAGCGCCCTGCGGAACGGCGCAAGGAGCCGATTTCGGACGCCGTCGGACGCGGTCTGAAGTCGCCACAGGATGAGCGTGCCGTCGTGGAGGGCCACGCGCGGAGCCGGCAGGGCCACCGCCGTCTCCAGCAGCACCTCCAACTCGCGCACGGCCATCTTCGCCCCGAGCAACTCGCCCTTGAGCGGCTCGCCGTCCACGTAGAGGTCCTCGTCGCTGTACAGCATCTCGCTCACCGCGCCCAGCGACGCCGCCGAATTCTCCCCGTAGGCGAGCACGACCTTGCTCATGTTGAGGACACAGTACTGAACGGGGCTGTGCCGGTCGGGCGGGATGTTGGACCCGTCGCTGGCGGCCACCGAGTACCCGCCACGCGGCAGCGGGGGAACGGGGAACGTGTCGCCGAGGGACTTCAGAGGGTTCGCCACGAGCCAGGGATAGCGCTCCTGGCGCTTGTCCAACTTATCGCTCACCTTGTCGGCATCGGCGCGCCGCAGCAGGTTCCGCGCCTCGCGCAGGAGGCGCTGCCGCCTCTCGGGGCGCTGCAAGTCCACCAGGGCCTGTATGTGCGGGTGAATCGCCGAAAGGTCCAGCGGCATCTTCCCTGCCTCCGTTCGCACATTTGGTCTAATCCTAGCACGACTGCGGAGTTTTCGCAAATGCGCTCACTTCCTATAGGGCGGGAAGACCGAGACAAAGCATCGGGCCGGCACCGATGAGTGCTGGCCCGATGGTCGTGAGTCTGAGTAGAAGGTGGGGATACGGGTCTTACCGACCGCGCCCGCCGTTCCTGCCCCTTGCGCCTGCGTTACCGCTGGCATTGGGCGACCCGATGATCTGGTCGTAGGCAGCCTGGCTGAGGTGCTGGGGCGCATAGGTCTCGCCCCGCGCCTTCAGGTTGGACGCGAAGGCCCGCAAGTGATTCTCTGACCCCTTCAGAAGGTTGGAGTAGACCCGCACAATGTCGGCCTTGTCCGTCTGGGCGATCCGCTCTTGCAGGTCCAGGATGTCAATCTCCTCAATCGCCGCGCCCACCTTCAGCGCATCGGCGATGGACTGGCTCCCCTGCGCCACGAGTTCGTCGTACAGACTCTGCAGTGTCGGGTTTGTGAATTCGCCGGCGGCGTTGCCCGCGGTCGGGTCTTCCACGCCGTAGCGGTCCAACAGCCGCTTCACCGCGTCGCTGTGCGTCTGCTCAGCAGCGGAGATGTTCTTGAAGACCGGCAATCCCCACTTGTCGTACAGCGCAACATACACATCATGGGCCAACTTCTCTTCCTCACGCATGAAGGCCAGCCCTGCCGCCTCATCCTCAGTTACAGATGTCGTCGCTGCGACGGGGACAGGGGACTGAGCCAGCGCAGGAGCCGCCGCGACGGTCCCCACCACCAGGGATGCAACCACAAGCGTCATCAACACAAATCGTTTCATTTTGTCAACCTCCTCGGTTTACTGTTCTTGAGGGTTGGGTGCTGGCAGTCTGCGGTTTCGTATAGGACCTTGCCAGCATCTACACGTGGAGTATAGCATGCCCGTGTGAAGAACGCTTGAAGGTGGTGTGTGCGTTGTGTGAAGGTGTGGCCGCTTGCCTTCGGTCGCACACCTGCGCTACAATGGGCACGCGATTGCGGCTCGCCACGGAGACCGAGAGGGCGCAGAGGGAGAGGAGAAGCCCGTGCGATCCTTGCCCCTCCGCACTGCGCCTTCGCGGGGATACGACGGACAGGAAGGTGCGACATGACGCTGGTTCTGGGAATTGAGACTTCGTGCGACGAGACGGGCGCGGCCGTCGTGGAGAACGGCCGCCGCATCCTCAGCAACGTGGTCGCCTCGCAGATTGACCTGCACCGGCAGTACGGCGGCGTCTTCCCCGAAATCGCGTCGCGACAGCACATCCTCACCATCGTCCCTGTCGTGCAGCAGGCCATGCGCGACGCGGGTGTGGATTGGCGCGACCTGGACGCCATCGCCGTAACCTACGGGCCTGGCCTGGCGGGGTCGCTCCTGGTCGGGGTCAACGCGGCCAAGGCGCTGGCCTTCGCCCACAATCTCCCCCTGGTGGGCGTCAACCACATAGAGGCGCACATCTACGCCAACTGGCTCATCCCCACCAAGCCCGCGCCGACAGACCTGGGCAGCGCGCCGGAGCGGCCCGCTGAGCCGCCCGCTCCCGCGCCCGAGCCTCAGTTCCCCCTGGTCGCGCTCGTCGTCTCCGGCGGCCACACCGAACTGCTGCTCATGACCGATCACGGCCAGTTCAAGCGATTGGGCGCCACCATTGACGACGCGGCGGGCGAGGCCTTTGACAAAGTGGCGCGGCTCCTGGGGCTGGGATTCCCCGGCGGCCCTGCCATCCAGCAGGCCGCCTCGCGCGGCAGCGCCGAAGCGTTCAAGTTCCCGCGCGCGTGGCTCAAGGGGACGTATGACTTCTCGTTCAGCGGGCTGAAAACCGCCGTCCTCCGCACCGTCCGGAAGTATGAGGCGAAGATGGGCGCGCCCGCTGCCGACCGCAAATCCAAACTCGTGTCCTCGCAGACCCCGCCCATGATACACCAGATACCGGTGCCCCACCTCGCGGCGAGTTTCCAGGCCGCCGTCGTGGATGTCTTGGAGGAGAAGACACGCCAGGCCGCCGAGGCCACCAAGGCGCGGCAGGTGCTGCTGGCCGGCGGGGTCGCGGCCAATGCGCTGCTCCGCAAGGAGATGACCACCCGGCTGGCTCCCGTGCCGGTGCTGGTGCCGCCGCCGGCCCTGTGCACCGACAACGCGGCCCCCATCGCGAGCCTGGGCTACTTCCGCTTCATGCGGGGCGAGCGCGCCGGCCACGACTTGGACGTGAACCCCAATTTGCGGCTTGGTGTCGCGCCGACCCCGTGAAACCCGACCTACGGCTGGGGTGGCGAGTAGGGCCGCGCGGGGCTGAACCCCCGCGCTGAACGAACCAAGCCCCTTCGGGGCTGGCGTCGGCCCGCCGCTTCCTCGCCCGCAACTGCGGGGAGAGGGTTGGGGTGAGGGGCGTTGAACCACGAACGCCGCGAAAGACGCGAAAGGGCGTCCGCGCAAGCCCGTAGGGCTTCGCCCTTTCAGCCCGACGGTTCACCGTCGGGCGGGGCCCCGTGCTGGGAGAGGGCTGGGGTGAGGGGCCTTCGCGCACCCTCGCCGCACCCACAAGGACCGAACAGAGACCCCAAAGGTCTGTGAGATCTTTGGGATCTGCGCCTACCCTCGGCGGCGGGCAAAATTCTTGACAAAATCGCCCTTTCGTGCTATGATTTAGCACTCAAACAGCGAGAGTGCTAACAACGCCTTGCTGGAGGAGACGCTGATGGACCTGACCGAACGCCAGCGGATGATCCTGGGCCTGGTCATCCGCGAATACATACAGAACCCCGTGCCCGTGGCCTCCAAGGTGCTGGTGGAGAAGTATCCCTTGGGCATCAGCCCTGCCACGGCGCGCAACGAACTGGCCCTGCTGGAAGAGCGCGGCTACCTGACCCATCCCCACACATCGGCGGGCCGCATCCCGACCGAGAAAGGCTATCGCTACTTCGTGGAGTACCTGATGCAGCAGGTGGAACTGCCGCTGGAAGAGCGGCTCACCATCCGCCACCAGTTCTATCAGGTGCACGCGGAGATGGACCAGATGATGCGGCTGTCGGCGTCGGTTTTGGCGCGGCAGACCCGCTCGGCGGCGCTGGTAACCCCGCCGCGCACCCCCCAGAGCCGCTACAAGCACCTGGAACTCATCTCCCTGCGCGAGACCGTCGCCCTGCTCATCCTGGTGCTCCAGGGCGGGCTGGTCAAGCAGCAGGTGTTGACCCTGGACGCGCCCTACACGCAGGAGACCCTGAGCGCCATCGCGGGGAAGTTGAACCACCTGTACGCGGGCCTCACCGTGGACAGCATCAGGCCCGACGTGGCGGGCGCCGAACCGCTGGAAGCCCGCGTCGCCCAGATTGTCCGCGACATCATGACGCACGAAGACCGCCAGATGTCGCAGGAGATTTACCGCGATGGGCTGGGCTATATCCTGGAACTCCCCGAGTTCCGCGAAGCCCGCTCGCTGAAACAGGTCGTGGATTTGCTGGAGCGCGGCATGTTCTTTGAGGAGATGCTGGCCGAGGTCATGGAGCGCGGCGGCGTCCAGGTGATTATCGGCGGCGAGGGGCGCTGGGATGAACTCAGCGATTGCAGCGTGGTCATGGCGCGCTACGGGGGCGAGTCCAGGGTCGGCGGGGCGCTGGGCGTCGTCGGCCCCACGCGCATGCCCTACGCCCATGCCATCTCGGTCGTGCGCTACGTGGCCGAACTCATGGGCGACCTGATGTACGA
This genomic window from Chloroflexota bacterium contains:
- a CDS encoding DNA double-strand break repair nuclease NurA — translated: MPLDLSAIHPHIQALVDLQRPERRQRLLREARNLLRRADADKVSDKLDKRQERYPWLVANPLKSLGDTFPVPPLPRGGYSVAASDGSNIPPDRHSPVQYCVLNMSKVVLAYGENSAASLGAVSEMLYSDEDLYVDGEPLKGELLGAKMAVRELEVLLETAVALPAPRVALHDGTLILWRLQTASDGVRNRLLAPFRRALDGFLAERIPLVSYISFPSARDLCNALRVALCDTDPRECKTCKSDERELCEFLGELRDRELLQGVLKPAERTDLFATVSDVVKYYGGHEIIFCYMEVGGEIARVEMPRWVAEDEEALNLGLGVVLDQCALSGDVPPYPLALMEAHEAAVIDITMRAVVEELVEGEFARRGLPYIRSGKDRSKRRRGV
- a CDS encoding DUF2202 domain-containing protein; translation: MKRFVLMTLVVASLVVGTVAAAPALAQSPVPVAATTSVTEDEAAGLAFMREEEKLAHDVYVALYDKWGLPVFKNISAAEQTHSDAVKRLLDRYGVEDPTAGNAAGEFTNPTLQSLYDELVAQGSQSIADALKVGAAIEEIDILDLQERIAQTDKADIVRVYSNLLKGSENHLRAFASNLKARGETYAPQHLSQAAYDQIIGSPNASGNAGARGRNGGRGR
- the tsaD gene encoding tRNA (adenosine(37)-N6)-threonylcarbamoyltransferase complex transferase subunit TsaD; this encodes MTLVLGIETSCDETGAAVVENGRRILSNVVASQIDLHRQYGGVFPEIASRQHILTIVPVVQQAMRDAGVDWRDLDAIAVTYGPGLAGSLLVGVNAAKALAFAHNLPLVGVNHIEAHIYANWLIPTKPAPTDLGSAPERPAEPPAPAPEPQFPLVALVVSGGHTELLLMTDHGQFKRLGATIDDAAGEAFDKVARLLGLGFPGGPAIQQAASRGSAEAFKFPRAWLKGTYDFSFSGLKTAVLRTVRKYEAKMGAPAADRKSKLVSSQTPPMIHQIPVPHLAASFQAAVVDVLEEKTRQAAEATKARQVLLAGGVAANALLRKEMTTRLAPVPVLVPPPALCTDNAAPIASLGYFRFMRGERAGHDLDVNPNLRLGVAPTP
- the hrcA gene encoding heat-inducible transcription repressor HrcA; protein product: MDLTERQRMILGLVIREYIQNPVPVASKVLVEKYPLGISPATARNELALLEERGYLTHPHTSAGRIPTEKGYRYFVEYLMQQVELPLEERLTIRHQFYQVHAEMDQMMRLSASVLARQTRSAALVTPPRTPQSRYKHLELISLRETVALLILVLQGGLVKQQVLTLDAPYTQETLSAIAGKLNHLYAGLTVDSIRPDVAGAEPLEARVAQIVRDIMTHEDRQMSQEIYRDGLGYILELPEFREARSLKQVVDLLERGMFFEEMLAEVMERGGVQVIIGGEGRWDELSDCSVVMARYGGESRVGGALGVVGPTRMPYAHAISVVRYVAELMGDLMYEWYGY